Genomic window (Mesorhizobium sp. M4B.F.Ca.ET.058.02.1.1):
CCGTCTGTCATACCGTGGTGCGGGCAGGGAGCGAGTCGCGCCTGCAATACCGGCGGCATCTCGAAGCCTGCTATTGCATTTCCGGCAGCGGCGAAGTCGAGGACATGTCCGGCGCCATCCATCGCATTGAGCCCGGAACCATCTACGTGCTCGATGCGCACGACGATCACTATCTGCGCGCCGACGGCGCTGGCGACATGGTGCTGGTCAGCGTCTTCAATCCGCCGCTCAACGGCACTGAACGGCACAGTCTGAGTGGCGAAG
Coding sequences:
- a CDS encoding ectoine synthase; translated protein: MFTRQLADVEKTDFFVDWGNGTSHRLLTQRDGMGFTVCHTVVRAGSESRLQYRRHLEACYCISGSGEVEDMSGAIHRIEPGTIYVLDAHDDHYLRADGAGDMVLVSVFNPPLNGTERHSLSGEGGSAY